From Salvia splendens isolate huo1 chromosome 16, SspV2, whole genome shotgun sequence, a single genomic window includes:
- the LOC121772346 gene encoding interactor of constitutive active ROPs 1-like isoform X2 codes for MRRTRVTEVAQWQSPRGPPNMRTSSADSDPTHVRPRTERSPKVGDGRIQRGTQSNPLNQKKLGTRIADLESQLGLAEQELKSLKGQIVSTGSAKKVLQDQLEKKPKKPQKAPESLEIVEKHSTPADASKLSKKDSTAVYEASDEILDETDVFEVPNEKTTVEPKAEPELPAEDDELKPKTVTLSAETPATAEPENPLVDELAAKSEEINLLKVRLDEKEKELDVFRQENESLKSQLDEKLLKISSAQSEVDGLNQKLIVVSEELEKSKHGASQMNEKLEATEKAKELLENEMKMLRVQTEQWRKAADAAASVLAGGMEVNGRRISERCGSMDKVYGNTFDHVGGYTGYAGSPGLIDGGDDDFGSEKRKGIRMFGDLWKKKSQK; via the exons ATGCGACGAACAAG AGTAACAGAAGTAGCTCAATGGCAATCTCCTCGAGGGCCTCCTAACATGAGGACGTCCAGCGCTGATTCCGATCCAACACATGTTCGTCCCAGGACGGAGAGGAGCCCAAAAGTAGGCGATGGTCGGATACAGAGAGGCACCCAGTCTAACCCGTTGAATCAGAAGAAACTGGGAACTCGAATTGCAGATTTGGAATCTCAGCTTGGCCTTGCAGAGCAGGAGCTCAAGAGTCTCAAGGGCCAGATAGTCTCAACCGGGAGCGCTAAAAAGGTGCTGCAAGATCAACTTGAGAAGAAACCTAAGAAACCACAGAAGGCTCCAGAGTCATTGGAAATCGTAGAAAAGCACTCAACTCCAGCTGACGCGAGTAAACTGAGCAAGAAAGACAGCACTGCAGTTTATGAAGCATCAGACGAAATCCTGGACGAAACTGATGTTTTTGAAGTTCCTAATGAGAAGACAACTGTGGAGCCTAAGGCTGAACCAGAACTGCCAGCTGAAGATGATGAACTCAAACCTAAGACTGTTACATTGTCAGCTGAAACGCCTGCAACTGCTGAACCGGAGAATCCATTGGTTGATGAGTTGGCTGCAAAGAGTGAGGAGATAAACTTGCTGAAAGTCCGTTTGGATGAGAAGGAAAAAGAATTGGATGTTTTTCGTCAAGAAAATGAGAGCCTAAAGAGCCAGCTTGATGAGAAGTTGCTGAAGATATCATCAGCTCAATCTGAGGTTGATGGACTGAACCAAAAGTTGATTGTGGTTAGTGAAGAACTGGAGAAGAGTAAACATGGTGCTTCCCAGATGAATGAAAAGTTAGAAGCGACGGAAAAGGCAAAAGAGTTGCTAGAAAATGAGATGAAGATGCTTCGTGTACAAACTGAGCAATGGCGAAAAGCAGCAGATGCAGCAGCTTCTGTTCTGGCTGGGGGGATGGAGGTGAACGGCAGGAGGATATCGGAGAGATGTGGATCCATGGATAAAGTCTATGGCAACACGTTCGATCATGTTGGGGGGTACACGGGTTATGCAGGCTCACCTGGACTAATAGACGGTGGAGATGATGATTTCGGAAGTGAAAAGAGGAAAGGCATCAGAATGTTTGGAGACCTGTGGAAAAAGAAGAGTCAGAAGTAG
- the LOC121772554 gene encoding tyrosine--tRNA ligase 1, cytoplasmic-like, producing MENEGSSNNGSEVPPSQPLESLSISPEPQLSLKERFDLIRSIGEECIQEDELERLLAKKPQIVCYDGFEPSGRMHIAQGVMKAINVNKLTSAGCNVKIWIADWFAQMNNKMGGDLKKIQVIGQYLIEIWKAVGMNLEGGQVKFLWSSEEINSRAHEYWPLVMDIARRNKLPRILRCCQIMGRSEQDELSAAQIFYPCMQCADIFFLKADICQLGMDQRKVNMLAREYCDDIKRKNKPIILSHHMLPGLQEGQEKMSKSDPSSSIFMEDEEAEVNLKIKKAFCPPKVVEKNPCLEYIKYIVIPWFNEFTVERKPENGGDKTFKSFEDLVGDYESGELHPGDLKPALAKSLNRILQPVRDHFINDPKAKDLLKRVKGYKVTR from the exons ATGGAGAACGAAGGAAGCAGCAACAATGGCAGTGAAGTCCCTCCGTCTCAACCGCTAGAGTCTCTTTCCATTTCTCCTGAACCGCA GCTGAGCTTGAAGGAGAGGTTCGATTTAATAAGGAGCATCGGTGAGGAGTGCATACAAGAGGATGAATTGGAGAGATTGTTGGCGAAGAAGCCTCAGATTGTTTGCTATGATGGATTTGAACCTTCTGGACGGATGCATATTGCTCAG GGAGTTATGAAGGCAATCAATGTCAACAAACTGACTTCTGCTGGATGCAATGTGAAGATATGGATTGCAGATTGGTTCGCTCAGATGAATAACAAAATGGGTGGTgacttaaaaaaaattcaagtgATAGGGCAATACCTAATTGAGATTTGGAAAGCTGTAGGAATGAACCTCGAAGGAGGTCAGGTAAAATTTCTATGGTCTTCTGAGGAGATCAACTCCCGGGCTCACGAGTACTGGCCCCTTGTAATGGACATAGCTAGAAGAAACAAGCTGCCTAGGATTTTGAG GTGCTGTCAAATTATGGGTCGGTCTGAGCAAGATGAATTGTCAGCAGCCCAGATATTCTATCCATGCATGCAATGCGCTGATATATTCTTTCTTAAG GCTGATATCTGCCAATTGGGTATGGACCAGCGCAAAGTGAATATGTTGGCTAGGGAGTATTGTGATGAcatcaaaagaaaaaacaagCCTATTATATTGTCTCATC ATATGCTCCCTGGTCTGCAGGAAGGACAGGAGAAGATGTCAAAGAGTGATCCATCTTCTTCTATCTtcatggaggatgaggag GCTGAGGTGAACTTGAAGATAAAGAAAGCCTTCTGCCCCCCAAAAGTGGTGGAAAAGAACCCATGCCTAGAGTACATCAAATACATTGTTATCCCATGGTTCAATGAGTTCACAGTTGAGCGTAAACCAGAGAATGGGGGTGATAA GACTTTCAAGAGTTTTGAAGATTTAGTTGGTGACTACGAAAGTGGAGAGCTTCATCCTGGAGATCTCAAACCTGCTCTTGCTAAATCACTAAACCGGATACTGCAG CCGGTACGTGATCATTTCATTAACGATCCGAAGGCTAAGGATCTACTGAAAAGAGTGAAG GGTTACAAGGTTACCAGATGA
- the LOC121771254 gene encoding polyphenol oxidase I, chloroplastic-like has product MASLPLSTVAITNISSLHRPHPPRLPPPPHRLTISCNASESHPSQVDRRNLLLGMGGLYGASNLILPGDAPASPPPPPDLAKCTRGTNLNLRQPLDVDCCPPFSENALDYKLPSATDIRVRPAAHLADNDFIAKYEKATELMKALPADDPRNFMQQANVHCAYCNLTYDQGAADPSNKLQIHFSWLFFPWHRWYLYFYERILAKLIDDPTFALPYWNWDNPKGMAMPSMFVKENSPLFNPRRNQAHLPLIDPPPYADLRYSKKSSTPQDKVVQSNLTEMYSEMVRSAVNLEDFYGAKYNLGAKPDPGAGTVERGSHTAIHAWVGDPNSPAGEDMGNFYSTGRDPLFFCHHANVDRMWSVWRDLRGSKPKEFSDPDWLDTSFLFYDENAQLVRVKVRDTVENLKMGYTFQKVEIPWLNKRPKAKVRKAKVASTSSAPKATDTSVFPVKLDKVVRVLVDRPKRKRSKGEKEKEEELLVIEGIEVDTSEFVRFEVFVNDEDDDPSDVIDLAEYAGGYSQVPHKNAANVKSKIRLGLTELLEDLDVEDDDKILVSLVPRDGGEDITIGGVKIIYV; this is encoded by the coding sequence ATGgcatctctccctctctccaccGTCGCCATCACAAATATCTCCTCCCTCCACCGCCCCCACCCGCCGCGTCTCCCCCCACCACCCCACCGCCTCACCATCTCCTGCAACGCCTCCGAATCCCACCCCAGCCAAGTCGACCGCCGAAACCTCCTCCTCGGCATGGGCGGCCTCTACGGCGCCAGCAACCTCATCCTCCCCGGCGACGCCCCcgcctcccccccccccccccccgaccTCGCCAAATGCACCCGCGGCACCAACCTCAACCTCCGCCAGCCCCTCGACGTCGACTGCTGCCCCCCCTTCTCCGAGAACGCCCTCGACTACAAGCTCCCCTCCGCCACGGACATCCGCGTCCGCCCCGCCGCCCACCTCGCCGACAACGACTTCATCGCCAAGTACGAGAAGGCCACCGAGCTCATGAAGGCCCTCCCCGCCGACGACCCCCGCAACTTCATGCAGCAAGCCAACGTCCACTGCGCTTACTGCAACCTCACCTACGACCAGGGCGCCGCCGACCCTTCCAACAAGCTCCAGATTCACTTCTCCTGGCTCTTCTTCCCCTGGCACCGCTGGTATTTATACTTCTACGAGAGAATCTTAGCCAAATTGATCGATGATCCCACCTTCGCCCTCCCCTACTGGAACTGGGATAACCCTAAGGGCATGGCCATGCCCTCCATGTTCGTCAAAGAAAACTCTCCCCTCTTCAATCCGAGGCGCAACCAAGCCCACCTTCCTCTAATCGACCCACCTCCCTACGCCGATCTCCGATACTCCAAAAAATCGAGTACTCCACAAGACAAGGTAGTCCAGAGCAACCTCACAGAAATGTACTCGGAAATGGTTCGCAGCGCGGTCAATTTGGAGGATTTCTACGGTGCCAAGTACAACCTCGGGGCCAAACCTGACCCCGGTGCTGGCACCGTAGAGCGGGGGTCCCACACCGCGATACATGCCTGGGTCGGGGACCCCAACTCCCCGGCAGGAGAGGACATGGGTAACTTCTACTCTACCGGAAGGGACCCACTCTTCTTCTGCCACCACGCCAACGTGGATCGTATGTGGTCCGTGTGGCGTGATCTCCGCGGCTCGAAGCCGAAGGAGTTCTCTGACCCGGACTGGCTCGACACGAGCTTCTTGTTTTACGACGAGAACGCGCAGCTGGTCCGGGTCAAGGTGAGGGATACGGTGGAGAATCTGAAGATGGGTTACACTTTTCAGAAGGTGGAGATTCCGTGGCTGAACAAGAGGCCGAAGGCGAAGGTGAGGAAGGCGAAGGTGGCGAGCACGTCGTCGGCGCCCAAGGCGACGGACACGAGCGTGTTCCCGGTGAAGCTGGACAAGGTGGTGAGGGTTTTGGTGGACAGGCCGAAGAGGAAGAGGAGCAAGGgtgagaaggagaaggaggaggagctgCTGGTGATTGAAGGGATTGAGGTGGATACGTCGGAGTTTGTGAGGTTTGAGGTGTTTGTGAACGACGAGGACGATGATCCGAGCGATGTGATTGATCTGGCGGAGTATGCGGGAGGGTACTCGCAGGTGCCGCACAAGAATGCTGCGAATGTGAAGAGCAAGATAAGGCTGGGGTTGACGGAGCTGCTGGAGGATTTGGATGTGGAGGATGATGACAAGATTTTGGTGTCGCTGGTGCCCAGAGATGGAGGGGAGGATATCACCATTGGTGGAGTCAAGATTATCTATGTGTGA
- the LOC121772346 gene encoding interactor of constitutive active ROPs 1-like isoform X1, which produces MRRTSRVTEVAQWQSPRGPPNMRTSSADSDPTHVRPRTERSPKVGDGRIQRGTQSNPLNQKKLGTRIADLESQLGLAEQELKSLKGQIVSTGSAKKVLQDQLEKKPKKPQKAPESLEIVEKHSTPADASKLSKKDSTAVYEASDEILDETDVFEVPNEKTTVEPKAEPELPAEDDELKPKTVTLSAETPATAEPENPLVDELAAKSEEINLLKVRLDEKEKELDVFRQENESLKSQLDEKLLKISSAQSEVDGLNQKLIVVSEELEKSKHGASQMNEKLEATEKAKELLENEMKMLRVQTEQWRKAADAAASVLAGGMEVNGRRISERCGSMDKVYGNTFDHVGGYTGYAGSPGLIDGGDDDFGSEKRKGIRMFGDLWKKKSQK; this is translated from the exons ATGCGACGAACAAG TAGAGTAACAGAAGTAGCTCAATGGCAATCTCCTCGAGGGCCTCCTAACATGAGGACGTCCAGCGCTGATTCCGATCCAACACATGTTCGTCCCAGGACGGAGAGGAGCCCAAAAGTAGGCGATGGTCGGATACAGAGAGGCACCCAGTCTAACCCGTTGAATCAGAAGAAACTGGGAACTCGAATTGCAGATTTGGAATCTCAGCTTGGCCTTGCAGAGCAGGAGCTCAAGAGTCTCAAGGGCCAGATAGTCTCAACCGGGAGCGCTAAAAAGGTGCTGCAAGATCAACTTGAGAAGAAACCTAAGAAACCACAGAAGGCTCCAGAGTCATTGGAAATCGTAGAAAAGCACTCAACTCCAGCTGACGCGAGTAAACTGAGCAAGAAAGACAGCACTGCAGTTTATGAAGCATCAGACGAAATCCTGGACGAAACTGATGTTTTTGAAGTTCCTAATGAGAAGACAACTGTGGAGCCTAAGGCTGAACCAGAACTGCCAGCTGAAGATGATGAACTCAAACCTAAGACTGTTACATTGTCAGCTGAAACGCCTGCAACTGCTGAACCGGAGAATCCATTGGTTGATGAGTTGGCTGCAAAGAGTGAGGAGATAAACTTGCTGAAAGTCCGTTTGGATGAGAAGGAAAAAGAATTGGATGTTTTTCGTCAAGAAAATGAGAGCCTAAAGAGCCAGCTTGATGAGAAGTTGCTGAAGATATCATCAGCTCAATCTGAGGTTGATGGACTGAACCAAAAGTTGATTGTGGTTAGTGAAGAACTGGAGAAGAGTAAACATGGTGCTTCCCAGATGAATGAAAAGTTAGAAGCGACGGAAAAGGCAAAAGAGTTGCTAGAAAATGAGATGAAGATGCTTCGTGTACAAACTGAGCAATGGCGAAAAGCAGCAGATGCAGCAGCTTCTGTTCTGGCTGGGGGGATGGAGGTGAACGGCAGGAGGATATCGGAGAGATGTGGATCCATGGATAAAGTCTATGGCAACACGTTCGATCATGTTGGGGGGTACACGGGTTATGCAGGCTCACCTGGACTAATAGACGGTGGAGATGATGATTTCGGAAGTGAAAAGAGGAAAGGCATCAGAATGTTTGGAGACCTGTGGAAAAAGAAGAGTCAGAAGTAG